CTTTAGTGCGAGCAAAGAGGTAGCGTCATCTGGGTAAAAGAAATCTAGGATGGGACACTCAGAAGCAGGCGTTTCATCCCCTGGACAAAGCTGGGCTATATGCATCAGAGTTTTCTTGAGCTTTCGTAGTTCCTGCATTTTTTTTGTATGAGCCTCAATCTTCGCTTCGGTCGCTTTGAGCACATCAGCGGCGGTGGCTTGACTGGAACCATCAAAGTTTATGAGCCTCATAATCTCACTCAACGTAAAGCCTACAGATTGAGCCGTTCGAATAAACATGACGCGACGTATCGCATCACGATCAAACTGCCGATAACCCGCTTCAGTTCTCCGAGCAGGTTCAATTAGACCTTGCCGTTCGTAGTATCGGATCGTATCAATTTTCACTCCCGCTGCTTTGGCCAGCTTTCCGATCGTAATAGTCATGCGATCCTCCTCTCCATTTCAAAGCGTAGGGCCTAGACCATGGTCCAGGGTCAAGACTTCTTAATGCTTGCTGCTGCGGGCTCCATTGTTCGATGCAACATCTTCTCTTTCAGCAAAAGTACCGTTCCATACACAACCGGGAGCACCAGAAGAGACAAAAGCAACACGGTGACCATGCCGCCAACCATGGGTGCAGCAATACGATGCATGACATCCGATCCAGTTCCGGTTGCCCACATAATTGGAACCAAACCAGCGATCGTGGCCGTTGATGTCATGGCAACCGGACGGAGCCGTTCCGCTGTCCCGCTCTGTACGGCGGACCATATATCAGCTGCGCTAAGTGAATCGTCAGATGGTGATAGGCTGCGGCGACGCGCAACTTCTTGGTCAATGAAGGTAAGTACCAGCACGCCAATTTCGGCTGACACACCGGCAAGCGCAATGAAACCAACGGCCACAGCGACAGACAGGTTGTAACCCAACCAGAATACGGTCCACACACCGCCTACGAGCCCGAAGGGAACGGTCACCATGACCACAAGCGGGGCAGCGACATTGCGAAAGTTCAGATAGAGCAGAAGAAAAATTCCGAGCAGTGTCAACGGGATCATAATTCTTAGTCTTGCTGCCGCCCGCTCCATGTATTCGAACTGACCAGACCAGTTGATGGTATAGCCGGGTGGGATGTCCACATTTTCAGCGACAGCGGCTTTTGCCTTGGCGACATAGCCACCGATGTCAGACCCCTTGATATCGACGTAAACCCAGGCGTTGGGGCGCGCACCCTCACTTTTGATCCCGGGTGGGCCGCGTGTGAGCTTAATTTCAGCAACCTGAGCTATTGGAATTTGGGCACCAGTCGGTGTTGGAATCAGGAGGCGACCGATAGCCTCCGGCGTATCACGTAGTTCCCGGGCGTATCGAAGATTCACTGGATAGCGCTCTAACCCTTCCACGGTCTGAGTCACATTCATGCCGCCTACAGCTGTCGCAATCACATCACCAATATCACCAACAGACAGGCCATAACGGGCCGCAGCTTCGCGATCGATATCAATGTCTAGGTAAGACCCACCTGCTGTCCGGTCTGAAAATGCCGAAAGAGTATCAGGTAGCTGTTTAACCGCTCTTTCGATCTGTCCCCCTACGTCCTCTAAAACATTTAAGTCTGGGCCTGACACTTTGATCCCGATGGGAGTTTTGATGCCAGTCGAGAGCATATCGATCCGGGTCTTAATCGGCATCGTCCAGGTATTGGCGAGCCCGGGGAAACGAAGGCCAGCGTCCATTTCGCCCATAAGGTCGCGGGTCGTTTTTGACGGATCGGGCCAATCTTCTTTTGGCTTAAGGCGAACAACGGTTTCCATCATAGAAAGAGGAGCCGGGTCAGTAGCTGTTTCAGCGCGGCCTACTTTGCCAAATACGGACTCTACCTCTGGAAAGGTCTTAAGAATGCGATCCGTCTGCTGCATGAGCTGCTTAGCTTGAGTAATAGAAACACCCGGGAACGTCGTCGGCATGTAAAGGATGTCCCCCTCATCTAAGGGCGGCATGAACTCTGATCCCAATTTAGAGAACGGATAAACCGTCCCACCAAGAAGCACAGCAGCAAGTAAAAGAGTAACGAAGGGGTATCTAATTGTAATTCCGAGTGCTGGACTGTGCAGAGCCCGCAGGAATCGATTGACGGGATTCTCCTGTTCGCTTCGGATGCGTCCCCGTATGAGATAACCCATAAGAACGGGGACTAGTGTGACAGCCAATCCTGCCGCCGCTGCCATGGCATAAGTGCTGGTAAAGGCAAGCGGTCGGAACAACCGGCCCTCCTGCCCTTGCAGAGCGAAGATCGCAATGTAAGAGACAGTAATGACGAGTAGAGAGAAGAAAAGCGCTGGCCCAACTTCGCGCGCTGCATCACTCACGGCGGCCCAGCGTTCCGACGATGTCAAAGGTTGGTCCGAACCTTCGGAAGCCGCCACCAATTTCTTATGTGTATTTTCAATCATCACGATGGCGCCGTCCACCATAGTACCGATGGTGATAGCGATGCCGCCAAGCGACATAATATTTGCATTGATGCCTTGCAGATTCATAACGATGAAAGCAGCAAGTATTCCAATAGGCAAAGATATGATGACGACAAGGGCTGAGCGCAGGTGAAGCAGAAAAATCCCACAAATCAGAGACACGATAATAAATTCTTGAACCAAACTATCGCGCAGATTAGCGATCGCTCGTTCTATTAGATCACCACGGTCATAAGTGACAACAACCTCAACGCCCGGTGGTAGGCCAGTTTTCAGCTCCGTTAATTTTTCACGCACACCACGAATAGTAGCTAGGGCATTTTCGCCATAGCGCATGATCACTACACCACCCGCGACTTCACCTTCTCCATTCAGATCAGCAGCACCACGACGCAATTCCGGACCGAGATGAACATTAGCAACGTCGCGAAGAAGTAGCGGCGTGCCCGTTTCAGTCACACCGAGCGGGATGGTTTCGAGGTCTTGCAAAGATTCAATATAGCCAAGACCACGCACCATGAACTCACGTTCAGCGATTTCAATAAGTCGTCCTCCGACGTCTTGGTTGGATCGCATAATGGCTTGGCGCACCTTGGAAATCGGGATTTTATAGGTCGCCAGTGCATTGGGATCGACCTCAACCTGATACTGCTTTACGAAACCACCAACGGAAGCCACCTCGGCGACACCGGGAGCGGTCTGCAGGCCATAACGCAAGTACCAGTCCTGTATGGAGCGCAGCTGCGACGGATCGTATTCACCGGTTTTGTCCAACAATGCATATTGATAAATCCACCCAACACCGGTGGCGTCAGGCCCTAAAGATGGGG
The sequence above is drawn from the Rhodospirillaceae bacterium genome and encodes:
- a CDS encoding CusA/CzcA family heavy metal efflux RND transporter; translated protein: MIKNLISASVKNRFLVMLMTALVVVAGVLALRSLPLDAIPDLSDVQVIVLTEYPGQAPQVVEDQVTYPLTTAMLSVPNAKVVRGFSFFGLSFVYVIFEDGTDIYWARSRVLEYLNFVSNRLPRGVSPSLGPDATGVGWIYQYALLDKTGEYDPSQLRSIQDWYLRYGLQTAPGVAEVASVGGFVKQYQVEVDPNALATYKIPISKVRQAIMRSNQDVGGRLIEIAEREFMVRGLGYIESLQDLETIPLGVTETGTPLLLRDVANVHLGPELRRGAADLNGEGEVAGGVVIMRYGENALATIRGVREKLTELKTGLPPGVEVVVTYDRGDLIERAIANLRDSLVQEFIIVSLICGIFLLHLRSALVVIISLPIGILAAFIVMNLQGINANIMSLGGIAITIGTMVDGAIVMIENTHKKLVAASEGSDQPLTSSERWAAVSDAAREVGPALFFSLLVITVSYIAIFALQGQEGRLFRPLAFTSTYAMAAAAGLAVTLVPVLMGYLIRGRIRSEQENPVNRFLRALHSPALGITIRYPFVTLLLAAVLLGGTVYPFSKLGSEFMPPLDEGDILYMPTTFPGVSITQAKQLMQQTDRILKTFPEVESVFGKVGRAETATDPAPLSMMETVVRLKPKEDWPDPSKTTRDLMGEMDAGLRFPGLANTWTMPIKTRIDMLSTGIKTPIGIKVSGPDLNVLEDVGGQIERAVKQLPDTLSAFSDRTAGGSYLDIDIDREAAARYGLSVGDIGDVIATAVGGMNVTQTVEGLERYPVNLRYARELRDTPEAIGRLLIPTPTGAQIPIAQVAEIKLTRGPPGIKSEGARPNAWVYVDIKGSDIGGYVAKAKAAVAENVDIPPGYTINWSGQFEYMERAAARLRIMIPLTLLGIFLLLYLNFRNVAAPLVVMVTVPFGLVGGVWTVFWLGYNLSVAVAVGFIALAGVSAEIGVLVLTFIDQEVARRRSLSPSDDSLSAADIWSAVQSGTAERLRPVAMTSTATIAGLVPIMWATGTGSDVMHRIAAPMVGGMVTVLLLSLLVLPVVYGTVLLLKEKMLHRTMEPAAASIKKS
- a CDS encoding heavy metal-responsive transcriptional regulator, which produces MTITIGKLAKAAGVKIDTIRYYERQGLIEPARRTEAGYRQFDRDAIRRVMFIRTAQSVGFTLSEIMRLINFDGSSQATAADVLKATEAKIEAHTKKMQELRKLKKTLMHIAQLCPGDETPASECPILDFFYPDDATSLLALKEIENDA